The genome window TCCAGGTTTCCCAAGTACCACTTGCCTTACAGACGCTCCCATTATTATTATAGAAGGTGATGAATACCTTTCCAGCCCCATAGATACCACTCCTAAATTTCTCCATTATAAACACCATATAGGAGTTATAACAGGAATTGCTTGGGATCACATAAATGTATTTCCTACTTTTCAATCCTATAAAAAACAATTTGAATTGTTTTACACAATGACCCCTAAATCAGGAACGTTGATTTATAATAAAGAAGACAATATACTCCACACCCTTTGCTCTGCTCATAGAGAATATGTAAAAACAATACCCTATAGCATTCCAAAATATGGTATCAAAAATGAAAAATTCTACCTATCCTATAAAGAAAAAGAATTCCCTCTCAAAATTTTTGGAGAACATAATATGAGTAATATCCAAGCAGCATACTCTGTAGCAAAAGAATTATTTATAAATGATGATGATTTTTATAATGCTGTATCTACCTTTACAGGAGCGGATAAAAGATTAAAACTTATAGCAGAATCTCAAACAAAAATAGTATTTTTGGACTATGCTCATGCACCATCAAAAGTAGAAGCAACCGTAAAAGCCGTAAAAAAACTCTACCCAAACAGAAAATTAGTCGCTTGTTTAGAACTCCATACATTTAGCAGCTTGAACACCGATTTTATACCCCATTATAAAAAAACCCTCTCAAAAGCCGATGAAAAAATAATATTTATTAATCCCGATGTTTTAAAAAAAAGAACATCAAACGATATTAATGAACCCTTTTTAAGAACATGTTTTGAAGAACCGAACCTTATTTTTTATACACAAATATCCAAATGCCAAGATTTTTTAAAATCTTTCGCCCAAGCAAACACAAACACTGTTTTTTT of Chitinophagaceae bacterium contains these proteins:
- a CDS encoding Mur ligase family protein, whose protein sequence is MNNHLKKIHFISIGGSVMHYLAIEIKKKGYIVTGSDDEIYDPAKTHLEENGLLPKEMGWFPEKITEDIEAVVLGMHAKKDNPELLKSQQLNLKIYSYPEYILEQSKNKQRIVIAGSHGKTTVTSLIMHILKESKRKFDYVVGALVPGFPSTTCLTDAPIIIIEGDEYLSSPIDTTPKFLHYKHHIGVITGIAWDHINVFPTFQSYKKQFELFYTMTPKSGTLIYNKEDNILHTLCSAHREYVKTIPYSIPKYGIKNEKFYLSYKEKEFPLKIFGEHNMSNIQAAYSVAKELFINDDDFYNAVSTFTGADKRLKLIAESQTKIVFLDYAHAPSKVEATVKAVKKLYPNRKLVACLELHTFSSLNTDFIPHYKKTLSKADEKIIFINPDVLKKRTSNDINEPFLRTCFEEPNLIFYTQISKCQDFLKSFAQANTNTVFLMMTSGNFHEINITAFGKELVTM